The sequence GAGTGAGAATCTCTTTTGAAGAGAAGACTTAGATCTGGGTTATTAAATTCCGAATTTAAATAgttgatatattttttgataaatttaatttttctttttaaaattatcaaataatttgataaaatattaataacataGGTGGATGTCAGATATAATCACATTCatgtatataaaaattattattcataTGTAAAACTTACATAATTCAGCAGGAGATTAAAGTTTGATAATAATTGATAACTTGATAGCAATACTCGAATAGAATTGAAGAAAGAGAATTTTCTATTACAAAGAATTGAACGTACTAATTACAAAGGAGGACTACTCCttaaaaatagataaataacaaaatcattttttctAGTGCATATTACTATTCACTACTTTTGATAGTGCAATTTATTACTTTTGTATGCTTGTAGTATTGAATATTATAGCAATcttatttttctataaaaaagATAACTCCTTGCTGCTTTACTTAAATATAATCTCACTTCTTTCTTTAGAAAATCTCAGTGCACGTCTTTTTTGTGACACCATGATCATGTAAATGAtaaaattcatattcatgcAATTTTCGCCACTGAATTTGATTTACTCTTGATTTTTAAGTTTCAGTCAGCTGCTGAACAATATTTTGAACAAGTTCAAGACATGTTATTGTATTATTAGAATCACAATTGTCCTTTCTAATTGCATGATAGAAATCAAATCAGGTTCTTCACATTCATTGCATCTTAATATTTTACTTAATGATACCCCTTACCGCTGACACTTTGGAGAATGGCACAGCCACATGGTCCACGAGTAGAGTGATTCGTCAAGCCTGCAGCCCTGAAAGATGGAAGTCACAATTGTCTATTTGTTTGGTATATTGTCACATTGGCAAATTATTTTTGTTCCATCCACCATTTACAATGAATCAAATTTGTGTGTTCTATCATTCACTTTTTATTGCCTCGTCTTTGTTTaggataatattttatctttgaaTATAAACAGCTTGTATTGAAACTTGATTTCctgttaatttattaatatctgAAACCAAAACCATTAATTAGTATTATTACGTATAGAAGAATGAAAATATCAACTTTATCCTTTCCTTTTGTTGAATCTTTGAAGTAAAAGAGGGGTGAACAAATATGGCTTGGGGAGTTGGTATTGTTCCTGTCATGACCATAAATTTTTGCTATTTCTGTGTACAATTCTGAACTTTTTTGTACAAGAAAAATACCTGTGATTTAACTTAGTTTGTGATTTATTGAGTAATAGGAACATATCATTTTGCAGTTGGGTGTAGAAATACTTGTTTTATCTGATAATTTCGCTTGTCTTGATTACGAGAAGCAAAGATTGAATGagttcagtattattttttgtttgaacTTTATAATTGATGAAGGGATTACATAATTTTAAGTGCATTGATTTGTTTATATGCCATGTCTAGCATTACCTTTGtggaatttaaattttatgaaatttgttttctttgtgatcaATTACCAGGAAGTGAGAGACAAGAAACAAAAAGCTTATGAAGAAGAGAGAAGGTTGATTTCAACATGATCTCTGGTGTTTCAATATGAAAGCACATCTGTTTCTTGGCTCTCTGGTTGAGTAATATTTTCTTTGACTGATTCAGATCCAGAAAGCGGAGAAGCAAGGATCGTGAAAGGGAATCTAGCAGGGATCGCGATAGAGCTGATAGCCGTGATCATGGAAGGGATTATGACCGCAGAGATCGTGATAGGCACCAAAACCGTGATCGTGAAAGAGATAGAAATGTTTCTCGCAGCTATGATTCTCGGAGTCGCCGAAGGTCTCGTTCTCGATCAAGAGAACAGTCAAGGGATTATGATCGCAACAGGTTCTCTACTCGTACCTTGTCTCCATTTGTTGTTTCTGTGCATGTCACTCCCAAATATGCCTTGTCTGGGGATTAGCCTGTCATTACATTGTTGATTCCTGCTAGATGTAACTTAGCTTGTCTATTTATGAATCTGTGGTTTACATCAATGAAGAATATTTTTACAATGTTGTTATAGCTTGGAGGCCTCAAAGTCAATTTTTTCTCGTGGAACGTTGCTTTTTGGACAGTGATTTTCAGATTTTGTTACCAAATTGAATATATATGGTGCTTGGTTTttctaattaatattttttttctaagcTAGTTTTATCTCGTCTTGTATTAGTATAACAAGGTAGCTTCTAGAAAGAGCCATTCCTGTGAAACAAAACAACCCACAAATACTTGTGTATTCGAGGAAATGGCGACAGCATTAAACTTTAGGTCTTGAGAAGCACTGATTTGGGCTggccattttatttttttacgttTAATGCAAGATAGTAGCTTGTACAAAAACCTGGGTGTCTGGACGACTTCCTCTAATCTTTGGTTCCTCGGTTGTGATTTATTTCCCTTACGTGGCTTGCATTATTTCGTCCAAGATAGGTAATTCTTGCTGTGTGCTTTGCTTAGTTTTGGTTATATCTTATTTACCTTCACTTTGTTTCACATCCCTTGCTTATGTTTTGTCAACATAGCTATATCTACGCCTGGTTGCTCCTCTTCCCCTTgtaattattgatttatttgtttaattgtgCCATATTTGGTTTGCTTGCAGGCGTCACCATAGATACTAGATACTAGGTGGACCAACGAACCCGGATTTCGTGTTGGGAAGGGATGTGAAGTTTAAGTCTTAGGTTATTGGACAAGATGGTTATCACGCGAAGATAGTGCTTTATTTTGTCTGTTTGAGCTGTATAACACACTGAGATTGGTTTCGTGCATATTGTTGGATTAAGTTGGATTATGATAATATGATGATTGTAATTTATTCTTAACGGTGTTGACTGGGAATTTCATGTTTGGAAAATTGCTTCATCTGTATATTGAGCTGCCACAGAATGGacacaaggagttttaaaattttaggacacaggataatatatatttttcagcaTATATTAAAAAAAGGGTATGTAATCAAGTATGTCAAAATGTAAGAAAATATGCATTTATGAGCTGCAAAACGAAAGATCCTTGTAAGTTGTAAATACATGCTACTccacatcatttttttttaaatgaatacAAGCCACTCCCATACAAGAAATTTCTCAAATGGCTAGTTGGGGTTtatcaaaaatgaatttaattcctccatgtaataaaaattaacTAAAGTATTCCTGCTAAAAAAAtccgtaatttttttttttaaatcgaaaaaaaaatttgtatttttaattttccgtAATATTTTTCATCTTCAATAATTTATTCTTAATTCTTATTTTCTCCGATCAAAACTTTTCTCATTTTTACATGTactaacataattaatatatttcactaaattttttatatttttaaaaaatattcttatatcGTATTATACTATGACAGGAAATAAAACAtgccaaaatttcaaaaaaaatttacccgtatatatataaaataatctaACATctagaaaataatattaatttttaaaataaaatcaaagtatacaattaatttttaacaaaatattataaccAAATATTTTCCTCCAGCCGTTTAACTGCCGAAACATATTTCAGGAAAGTCTAAACCCTAACCACTAATCGAATCCTTTTTTCTCAATTTCCCCCTCTTTTCCACGAACAATTCAAAAATGTATACGCTCAATCACCTGTTTTTCATCGCATTGTCGATGATCTTCGCGCTGACCCTAGCCGTGGCTGGCGAAATACTCTCTTCCGGCGAGCCCCATTCCTCTCAGGCGAGGTCTTTTTACGACGTTCTCAAGTCGAACGGCCTGCCGATGGGCATATTCCCAAAGGGTATCTCCGATTTTTCTCTGGATCCCGCTTCCGGCCTTTTCGAGCTACATTTGCTACCTCCGTCACCCTGCGACGCCAAATTCGAGACGCGTGCAGGTACACGTTCAACATTAGCGGCGTCGTCAATTACGGGAAGATTGCTAATTTGTTGGGGGTTGCAGCTCAGGAGTTGTTTCTATGGTTGCCTGTGAAGGGCATCCAGGTGGATGTTCCGAGCTCTGGGTTGATTTACTTTGACGTTGGGGTGGTATTTAAGCAATTTTCGCTGTCTTTTTTTGAGGAGCCTAAGGATTGTAATGCTGTTGAGGAGGAGGACGGACGAGGAAATGAGGTCTTTTTCTTTTATGATCATGGGAGAATTGCTGAGGTTTGTAGCTCTGTGTCAAAGACATTCTtatcttttcatattttaaactttCTGGATTaggatttttgggttttatggaaATTGTGCCATTCAATTAAATTTCTTGGTGGTTAGCGACTTTTTAATCAGCATGGGCTATTAATTAATGTGGTCatgcaaaaagaaaatgcaaCGTCTTGTGGGAGTTGATGAATTGCTCAACCCCTGAAAGGTGCTCTCAAGTTTCCATTTTGGCTGAGATCATAGATTGAGGAATAATATCTCAGGCTCCattatcaatttttaattttaatagtcTTCCGATCAAAGAATCCCCTTTTGTTCGCTATCTAGAGTAATGGAATTTTGCTGACCATTTGTGGCATTTACCGAGAAAGAGTTTGCTGCTGTGAGGGTGGAAgcggtttttaattttttgataagaagCATGTTTCTTGAGATAGATACATAATCTCTATGAAGTACATAAATCCTTTCAAATAAGTCGAGTAAAATTATCTACAAGCCCCTGCGGGCTCCCACAAAAAGGAAATTCTTTCAGAGGCTTGAGATTTCTTTGGTAGAGTTGTCAGTTATCCAGCTAGTGAATTTCCATAAGAATATCTTCATTTTTTATTACCCTTGGATGACGTGTGTAAGCTATAGTATCGTGTTTCTAAAGTAATTTCTTTCTTATTGTAGCATGAATCTGGAAATTTGTGGAGAAAACTTTTTGCAGATGAGAAGCGAATGGCTGATTCATAAGGCAAACGTTTTCAATACTAGTTGAATTTTAACTTGAGCTTTATACTATGCTTGAAGAGATCTGGTGATTCGCTGTGACATCATTACGTATGAGATTCGAAGGACAAGGAGTAGATGCTGATGACATGGTTTGTGTGGTTTTGATGGCTTGAGTTGTATAATAGCACAAGATAAATGTTTGTTGCTGCCCTTTTCTGTTTCTTACTTTCTTATGTATAGATGTATGTCTTTGTGTTAGGGTTTGTTGCAATATGAAAAGTTGGATAATGCTTTTGAACTGCAAGCAAGCATCATCATTTTTCTATAAGCGGGGACAGTTCATGTTTCTTGAACTTTCATTTTTGGGATGCCTTCGTGCCCTTAATTGTGAGAGCtttacaaaattttgtttttgttgtggCACCGTTTTCTCACACCCAAGAtgcagcggaatttaaaattttgtttcgaCGTTTGAAACAGTCCTTGAGCGTCGTATGTTTATATAAACATTCAtaagatgttttgtttgtatatCTGTGTGTTTTAAATGTAAGACTCCAAATCAATCCGGGATTAACAGAGATGGTCGTTCTTATATATCCATTCGAACGCATCTCTgggtttccactcgataagtgagaaccacttgaacatttcgagggagggttgttcactggatcatcatatgatcacccatctgtatgAATAGACATCTTCACATCATTAACAATGAAACATGTCGTTTACATCACAATGTTAATCTCGATTTCAAGCGACATTTATCCTGATTTTAGGTGGCTGATTCGATTaggaacatgtttagaatatacagtacacttcctaatgagtttcataatCTTACATTGCGAGACAGACCTactggtacctattgtatattcaagaactttatatGTGAATCTTACACGAGTATATAGATAAAACATAATaccataattggataaaatcataaaatatttttcaaataaaaatcgtTTTACATTAGAATCAATAAAAGTGCAAACAGTTGGTTTTGCTAGATACATATTCGAATAGTTAGTTGGGATTCTGAGATAGGAGATGGAAAGAATCGTGTCAATTATTGTAATCTTGTTAAACGCAATCTGGCATTAATTGAGGTTCATATTGGGCTGAAATATAATGACGCTTGTGAAACCACGATTTGTTTATCGATATCCCCTATTTCTAAATTTACCCCAAAAAGACCAATAGATCAAAGTTACCATAAATTGNATGGTGAAGctgcatttaaaaaaatatttagttaaGCATTTggttttagtaaatttttatatattacgAAATTTCTGTGCCCTTGTCACTAACATATCTAATTttcaaaatgtttaaaattacctgaatattttgtttaatatttatttaaaaattttcttaatataaaaaatattataagaaatcattaaattaaaaacaaaaaaacctaaaatatctttaaatttttatccaaacttttaaatgattatatcattctaatataaaaaattattaaaaaataattaaatttaaaataagataaaatttaatacaaaatataagTCGCTAACAACTGCATGGCTATGATGACACTATCAGTAGGGGTGGGCGTCGGTCGGTTCGGTCCGATTTTTTCTATAATGGTTCGATTTTTCGGTTTTGAATATATCTGGTCCAAAACCAAACCATTTTATTACGGTTCGGtctgattttttttgtaatgcGATTCGGTTTATATGGTCTGTTATATATGgttttgtaatattttattaagaaaaaaaaattatacatcacTTGATACTTGATGGATGCAACACATATAAAAGAAACAATGACAGTAAATGAGTAGAACATGTATGATTACAATACACTTATGACTTAACAATCTAAGCTTCAATaacaatttgaaatacaatttcAAACATTAGCTCTTCAATAAAAAGATACACAATCATTAAATTCTAATTCTAAGATTCCAAAATGCACATAGATTTTGCATCTCAAATCTCAATACATTTAACAATATGAGCTTCAATAACAATTTGAACTTCTAATTGTTAAACTCCAAAATCCTGTTTTGCAAAATTAGaaacaaaaatgacattaaatTCATCACAATATAATGGTGATTATGAATCACAATCTTGAAGCataacttaaatatatataaacttacTGAAATTAACAAAGATCTTTCCCATTTATTAGCACATTATACAAAAAGTCCTATAGTTAAATATAATatggtcggttcggttatttctgTTTTCTGAGGATCAAAACCGTAAACCAAACCGaaaaatcgaatttttttaattttgaaaccgTAACCGGCCGAAAAATCGATAAAACCAAACCATTTAAACTGAATTTTTCGGTCCGATCGGTTATTTCGATTTTAACCAAACTATGCCCACCCCTAAGTATCAGTCACCATATTGCAcctaatcaaataaaaaaattaaccacaaattttaaaaataacaaaaaatgatCCCactaaaatgttttttttgttgttaattcttaaaaaatcatcaacttataaaattttaattttaatttaatctttatatttttttatatagaaattaattaataaaatatctatATTTTATGCATAGAAATTACTTCAGACATAAAAATATTGTTCACGAAAAAACTAATTTAAGTGCACATAATTTCCACATATtggaatattttttaattatccatatatcatatcattaatttaaaatatggatCAGCCTAATAAGCATTGGTCAAATTTGAGATAGGCCCAATTCATTAACAAATCACAaaagaaattatgaaaaaaagtgaaaatattgaaaaacacaaattaaaatttaaaatcaaaatctcaTCCTTACATGCCTTCTTATTTAATCACAAACAAACAAGCAAACAATGGCAGCAAGAGCACCAATGACAGGCTTAAACATGATGTTGGATTTCGGTTTTTTTGTGCCCAAAActcaacggaagttttaaaaattttagatcttgacattcaagatgtatttggacactcgtatagtttaacattcatagggtgttagaatttatacctttggtgaaagaTTCAcaaggctccaactattcccgagttagcggagatagctcttgatgaattcccTACGAGCTTTGATTAGAAACTTCTTTCTTTATtcttcgaatcaggtccacgactagaaaaTTTATTCCTcgtctaaattgcactagaaatttagaagatgTTTTTCGTTGGAGATTAAAATTAAAGACGACACAAAAAAATCCTAAAATCCTAGGagtggtggccgaaattttgagaggAGAAGAGATGTAATTTTCGAAAGTCACAAAGAaggtggaggctagggtttttcaaaaaatgtAAATGAATTGTGTTTATGAAAAGTCTACTACTTGTTTACCTAACTTGtactaggaaattttttttaaatctcacatagcattcggccgaaccataaaatatttttgacattattttaaaataaatcaaccaactaacatttgaaaACCAAAAGAAATAGTTTAGCAAAAAATTATCCGACATTTTACTAaacctaaaaataacatttgaaaagtatagcctatactataacctctcaaaaatcagtcataaataaatcgtcgtaaaaacatctttaacatcacttaaaatcataaatcataattagtGCGAAAagctagcgtcggtcctcgggttatgtgcactttcagtccagcaaactaaaccatcaagacctccataaacattattatcataataacctacatcaatcacacctagtgagtctaaagactcaacacatcatattcttgataacaaataatacattacagatcacatgcaacaatgaaaactacttgtacttaaaatagtattttcatgaagatgcataaactttaaacatgaacattttcataaacttttgcataaacgttttcatatcatcacaaacatat comes from Primulina huaijiensis isolate GDHJ02 chromosome 5, ASM1229523v2, whole genome shotgun sequence and encodes:
- the LOC140977824 gene encoding uncharacterized protein translates to TLTTNRILFSQFPPLFHEQFKNVYAQSPVFHRIVDDLRADPSRGWRNTLFRRAPFLSGEVFLRRSQVERPADGHIPKGYLRFFSGSRFRPFRATFATSVTLRRQIRDACRYTFNISGVVNYGKIANLLGVAAQELFLWLPVKGIQVDVPSSGLIYFDVGVVFKQFSLSFFEEPKDCNAVEEEDGRGNEVFFFYDHGRIAEHESGNLWRKLFADEKRMADS